In Excalfactoria chinensis isolate bCotChi1 chromosome 3, bCotChi1.hap2, whole genome shotgun sequence, one DNA window encodes the following:
- the FBLN7 gene encoding fibulin-7 isoform X2, translating to MASGLRCSLPLLLPLLLLCPAARLTTPAAQGCPGRQQLLAAVRQMQQLLKGQETRFAEGLRLMKSRLSTLHAALTKAAPEPAPVSCPAPQAPAGGRMFGTKYLVEHEVHFACEPGFKLQGSSTRICQADGSWSGQEPRCTELSTCSSSPCQNGGTCVEGPGQHRCLCPPPWSGATCQQRTQTEPPAWSETADPAFIRKPRCAQVEHAQQCRCEPGFHMSGTAAASLCQDVDECELYQAEGAPRLCAHVCVNLPGSYRCACPSGYSLLGDGKSCEDIDECALSRDNCTRGTTCINTGGGFQCVSPECPQPSGNITYVKTSPFQCERNPCPMDSRSCHQAPKTISFHYLPLPSNLLTPTPLFRMATAAAPGRPGPDSLRFGIVGGNNRGHFVMQRSDRQTGELILVQSLKGPQTIQERS from the exons ggctgcccaggcaggcagcagctcctggcagctGTGCGGcagatgcagcagctgctgaaggggCAGGAGACGCGTTTCGCAGAGGGCTTGCGCCTGATGAAGAGCCGCCTCAGCACGCTGCATGCAGCCCTGACCAAGGCAGCCCCGGAGCCGGCGCCTG TGtcctgcccagccccacaggCCCCTGCTGGTGGGCGGATGTTTGGCACCAAGTACCTGGTGGAGCACGAGGTGCACTTTGCCTGTGAGCCTGGCTTCAAGCTGCAGGGTTCCAGCACACGGATATGCCAGGCCGACGGCAGCTGGAGCGGACAGGAGCCGCGCTGCACAG agctcagcacatgctccagcagcccctgccAGAACGGCGGCACCTGTGTGGAGGGACCGGGCCAGCATCGCTGCCTCTGCCCACCGCCATGGAGTGGGGCCACCTGCCAGCAGCGCACGCAGACAG AGCCCCCAGCATGGAGTGAGACAGCTGATCCTGCCTTCATCCGCAAGCCTCGCTGTGCCCAGGTGGAACACGCCCAGCAGTGCCGCTGCGAGCCTGGCTTTCACATGAGCGGCACAGCCGCCGCCAGCCTCTGCCAGG ATGTGGATGAGTGTGAGCTGTACCAGGCAGAAGGAGCCCCACGGCTGTGTGCCCATGTCTGCGTCAACCTACCCGGCTCCTACCGCTGTGCCTGTCCCAGTGGGTACAGCCTGCTGGGCGATGGCAAGAGCTGTGAAG ACATTGATGAGTGCGCTCTGTCGCGGGACAACTGCACGCGGGGCACAACGTGCATCAACACGGGTGGGGGCTTCCAGTGCGTCAGCCCTGAGTGTCCCCAGCCCAGCGGCAACATCACCTACGTGAAAACATCACCCTT CCAGTGTGAGCGCAACCCCTGCCCGATGGATAGCAGATCGTGCCACCAGGCGCCCAAAACCATCTCCTTCCACTACCTGCCCCTGCCCTCCAACCTGCTGACCCCAACCCCGCTCTTCCGCATGGCCACGGCAGCGGCACCCGGCCGGCCAGGACCCGACAGTCTCCGCTTTGGCATCGTGGGAGGCAACAACCGGGGCCACTTTGTGATGCAGCGCTCGGACCGGCAGACCGGGGAGCTCATCCTGGTGCAGAGCCTGAAGGGCCCCCAGACCATCCAG gaaaGAAGCTAA
- the FBLN7 gene encoding fibulin-7 isoform X1 produces the protein MASGLRCSLPLLLPLLLLCPAARLTTPAAQGCPGRQQLLAAVRQMQQLLKGQETRFAEGLRLMKSRLSTLHAALTKAAPEPAPVSCPAPQAPAGGRMFGTKYLVEHEVHFACEPGFKLQGSSTRICQADGSWSGQEPRCTELSTCSSSPCQNGGTCVEGPGQHRCLCPPPWSGATCQQRTQTEPPAWSETADPAFIRKPRCAQVEHAQQCRCEPGFHMSGTAAASLCQDVDECELYQAEGAPRLCAHVCVNLPGSYRCACPSGYSLLGDGKSCEDIDECALSRDNCTRGTTCINTGGGFQCVSPECPQPSGNITYVKTSPFQCERNPCPMDSRSCHQAPKTISFHYLPLPSNLLTPTPLFRMATAAAPGRPGPDSLRFGIVGGNNRGHFVMQRSDRQTGELILVQSLKGPQTIQVDVDMSEYLDRTFQAKHLSKITLFVSAYEF, from the exons ggctgcccaggcaggcagcagctcctggcagctGTGCGGcagatgcagcagctgctgaaggggCAGGAGACGCGTTTCGCAGAGGGCTTGCGCCTGATGAAGAGCCGCCTCAGCACGCTGCATGCAGCCCTGACCAAGGCAGCCCCGGAGCCGGCGCCTG TGtcctgcccagccccacaggCCCCTGCTGGTGGGCGGATGTTTGGCACCAAGTACCTGGTGGAGCACGAGGTGCACTTTGCCTGTGAGCCTGGCTTCAAGCTGCAGGGTTCCAGCACACGGATATGCCAGGCCGACGGCAGCTGGAGCGGACAGGAGCCGCGCTGCACAG agctcagcacatgctccagcagcccctgccAGAACGGCGGCACCTGTGTGGAGGGACCGGGCCAGCATCGCTGCCTCTGCCCACCGCCATGGAGTGGGGCCACCTGCCAGCAGCGCACGCAGACAG AGCCCCCAGCATGGAGTGAGACAGCTGATCCTGCCTTCATCCGCAAGCCTCGCTGTGCCCAGGTGGAACACGCCCAGCAGTGCCGCTGCGAGCCTGGCTTTCACATGAGCGGCACAGCCGCCGCCAGCCTCTGCCAGG ATGTGGATGAGTGTGAGCTGTACCAGGCAGAAGGAGCCCCACGGCTGTGTGCCCATGTCTGCGTCAACCTACCCGGCTCCTACCGCTGTGCCTGTCCCAGTGGGTACAGCCTGCTGGGCGATGGCAAGAGCTGTGAAG ACATTGATGAGTGCGCTCTGTCGCGGGACAACTGCACGCGGGGCACAACGTGCATCAACACGGGTGGGGGCTTCCAGTGCGTCAGCCCTGAGTGTCCCCAGCCCAGCGGCAACATCACCTACGTGAAAACATCACCCTT CCAGTGTGAGCGCAACCCCTGCCCGATGGATAGCAGATCGTGCCACCAGGCGCCCAAAACCATCTCCTTCCACTACCTGCCCCTGCCCTCCAACCTGCTGACCCCAACCCCGCTCTTCCGCATGGCCACGGCAGCGGCACCCGGCCGGCCAGGACCCGACAGTCTCCGCTTTGGCATCGTGGGAGGCAACAACCGGGGCCACTTTGTGATGCAGCGCTCGGACCGGCAGACCGGGGAGCTCATCCTGGTGCAGAGCCTGAAGGGCCCCCAGACCATCCAGGTGGATGTGGACATGTCTGAGTACCTGGACCGCACCTTTCAGGCCAAGCATCTCTCCAAAATCACACTCTTCGTCTCTGCCTATGAGTTCTAG